The Papaver somniferum cultivar HN1 chromosome 3, ASM357369v1, whole genome shotgun sequence genome includes a region encoding these proteins:
- the LOC113360296 gene encoding uncharacterized protein LOC113360296 produces MVLNFVQQEDIDLTTTFIYVSMDEIVGSGQKTSMFWIRIHQIFVQRNDNPYERDWSALKTKMKYIKKYLKEFVSILNVIYQQTKSGASHEDLTKDGRKQFQEQTGQPFKYDACYELFREKVPGYNCELTVSQNSELFNNHRNFVSHEDGNEVLPNGEIRWIYKENARPIGAKKAKMLARQKKDREQGIEGDEETSSVKMEEDRIYQQSASILEYLKETRSRKEKMKVEQESQ; encoded by the exons atggttttaaattttgttcaACAGGAAGATATTGATCTTACTACTACATTTATTTATGTGAGTATGGATGAAATTGTGGGTTCAGGACAAAAAACCTCTATGTTTTGGATACGTATTCACCAAATTTTTGTCCAACGCAACGATAATCCATATGAAAGAGATTGGTCAGCCTTAAAAACCAAGATGAAGTATATAAAAAAATATCTTAAAGAATTTGTGTCCATTCTTAATGTTATATATCAGCAAACAAAAAGCGGTGCGAGCCATGAAGATTTG ACAAAAGATGGTCGGAAGCAATTTCAGGAACAAACAGGACAACCATTCAAGTATGATGCATGTTATGAATTGTTTAGAGAAAAGGTTCCTGGATATAATTGTGAACTCACTGTAAGCCAAAACAGTGAGTTGTTTAATAACCATCGTAACTTTGTATCACACGAAGATGGTAATGAAGTTCTTCCTAATGGAGAGATTCGTTGGATATACAAGGAGAATGCACGTCCTATAGGAGCCAAAAAAGCCAAAATGCTAGCCAGACAGAAGAAGGATCGTGAGCAAGGTATAGAAGGTGATGAGGAAACATCTTCGgttaagatggaagaagataGGATCTATCAACAAAGTGCTAGTATTTTGGAGTATCTTAAGGAAACACgatcaaggaaggaaaaaatgaAAGTGGAACAAGAATCTCAATAG
- the LOC113360297 gene encoding uncharacterized protein LOC113360297: MEAKLKGWKEKVMPQSSRMVLIKVVLANVPTFQMGCFIIPKTITKKTNAIQRDFWWGKDTNSGGFYPKTLPSLCKPIHKGGLGFRYSHKFNLNMVDKLVWRLIKEKDSLSAKTLRNGYFKKKSPLKVKPSTRISWIWKCICEGLHLIRKYSIWEIGNGLSVNLWEDNWLPEVPQRAKVFTWKCLQNVTATNVNLYGEVDDIHPNCTLCGEDLETMEHLFFHCPYAREVWETAPNPISLQLDPSTSMLNLYKDWIHNPRHEISLELALTKMWMTWKERCNRVFESKNRSSTQLSQDIQRHLLFWTRKDTKQAKQRRHTSSRPIWMAPETNTHKINIDASWDSAITPSSFALILRDDVGIFEGGKAGSSFSTNPHEAEAVGVYQAAVWAKENNIGNFSIEGD, translated from the exons ATGGAAGCTAAGTTAAAAGGCTGGAAAGAAAAAGTCATGCCACAATCTAGTAGAATGGTGTTGATCAAAGTTGTCTTAGCAAATGTCCCTACGTTCCAAATGGGATGTTTCATAATCCCTAAGACTATAACTAAGAAAACAAATGCAATTCAAAGGGACTTCTGGTGGGGAAAGGATACTAACTCTGGAGGGTTTTATCCAAAAACCTTGCCAAGTCTTTGTAAACCTATACATAAGGGAGGTTTAGGATTTAGATATTCTCACAAATTTAATCTTAATATGGTGGACAAATTGGTTTGGAGACTTATAAAAGAAAAAGACTCTCTTTCGGCTAAAACATTGAGAAATGGGTACTTCAAAAAGAAATCGCCACTAAAAGTAAAACCCTCTACTAGGATCTCATGGATCTGGAAATGTATCTGCGAAGGATTACATCTTATCCGGAAATATAGTATTTGGGAAATAGGTAATGGTTTAAGTGTTAATCTATGGGAGGATAATTGGTTACCAG AAGTGCCTCAAAGAGCTAAAGTTTTTACTTGGAAATGTCTGCAGAACGTCACTGCGACAAATGTGAATCTTTATGGTGAAGTCGATGACATTCATCCTAACTGTACTTTGTGTGGTGAGGATCTAGAAACCATGGAACATTTATTTTTCCACTGCCCTTATGCTAGAGAAGTTTGGGAAACAGCTCCGAACCCCATTTCTCTTCAACTAGATCCCTCTACCTCCATGTTAAACCTTTATAAAGATTGGATTCACAACCCAAGGCATGAAATTTCTTTAGAATTAGCTTTAACAAAAATGTGGATGACATGGAAAGAACGATGTAATAGAGTTTTTGAATCTAAAAATAGATCATCAACACAATTATCTCAGGATATCCAAAGACATCTTCTCTTTTGGACTAGAAAAGACACTAAACAAGCTAAGCAGCGTAGACATACATCATCTAGACCTATTTGGATGGCACCTGAGACTAACACTCACAAAATTAACATTGATGCATCTTGGGATTCAGCTATAACCCCCTCAAGCTTTGCTTTAATTTTGCGAGATGATGTGGGAATCTTTGAAGGAGGCAAAGCAGGATCATCATTCTCAACAAATCCACATGAAGCAGAAGCAGTAGGAGTTTACCAGGCAGCAGTATGGGCTAAAGAAAACAATATCGGAAATTTCAGCATTGAAGGGGATTGA